Proteins encoded within one genomic window of Clupea harengus chromosome 10, Ch_v2.0.2, whole genome shotgun sequence:
- the LOC105910680 gene encoding forkhead box protein Q1-like encodes MKLQIFSASHSTEPSVEFCNEGSLLPIEEELGSDGDLAPNSPPQVPVAEQDASKTNKPYTRRPKPPYSYIALIAMAIRDSSTGRLTLAEINDYLMKKFPFFRGSYTGWRNSVRHNLSLNDCFLKVLREPARPWGKDNYWMLNPHSEYTFADGVFRRRRKRIVSKKRSLDDSGNPVNDACNRNHAHAPASAVVRNESRFTGPFAIESILSTTATHSRRDKVKMDCNSRLGNVFHWTPVQQLPHVMTYLAPCAAPTTDLQIGTGAGSVAWSETPEVPSVLVAAHTRISSSHMTSEGFPPSHSRIQTAAVRTNNQFSFRIESLLS; translated from the coding sequence ATGAAACTACAGATATTCTCCGCAAGTCATTCCACTGAACCATCGGTGGAATTTTGCAATGAAGGCTCTCTCCTTCCCATCGAAGAAGAGCTGGGCTCTGATGGGGATCTCGCTCCCAACAGCCCGCCCCAGGTGCCTGTTGCCGAGCAAGACGCGTCCAAAACGAACAAGCCCTACACACGCCGCCCAAAGCCGCCCTACTCCTACATCGCCCTCATCGCCATGGCAATCCGAGACTCATCTACCGGTCGCCTAACGCTCGCGGAGATCAATGATTACCTAATGAAAAAGTTTCCATTCTTCCGTGGGAGCTATACTGGCTGGCGAAACTCGGTGCGGCACAACTTGTCTCTTAACGACTGTTTCTTGAAGGTGTTGCGTGAACCCGCGCGCCCATGGGGTAAGGACAACTACTGGATGTTGAATCCACACAGTGAGTACACTTTTGCCGACGGGGTGTTCCGTCGGAGGCGTAAACGCATCGTCAGCAAGAAAAGAAGCCTTGATGACTCTGGGAACCCAGTAAATGATGCCTGTAACCGAAATCATGCACATGCGCCGGCGTCAGCTGTTGTGCGTAACGAGAGCAGATTCACTGGCCCGTTCGCCATCGAAAGCATCCTCAGCACCACTGCTACGCACAGTCGACGAGATAAGgtcaaaatggactgcaattcTAGACTTGGCAACGTATTTCACTGGACTCCGGTTCAGCAGCTGCCACATGTCATGACTTATCTCGCTCCCTGTGCCGCCCCTACCACGGATCTCCAGATTGGTACCGGTGCAGGCAGCGTTGCATGGTCAGAGACGCCAGAAGTCCCGAGTGTCCTGGTGGCTGCACACACGAGAATCAGTTCTTCCCACATGACGTCAGAGGGATTCCCTCCGTCTCATTCCAGGATACAGACGGCTGCAGTTCGCACCAACAACCAGTTCTCTTTCAGAATAGAGTCCCTCCTGTCCTGa
- the gmds gene encoding GDP-mannose 4,6 dehydratase isoform X1, which produces MAQCAEPGAVNGAKPRKVAIITGITGQDGSYLAEFLLEKGYEVHGILRRSSSFNTGRIEHLYKDRCTHTEGNTKFQHRPSSHANNMKLHYGDLTDSTCLVKIINEVKPSEIYNLGAQSHVKISFDLAEYTADVDGVGTLRLLDAVKTCGLTKSVRFYQASTSELYGKVQEIPQKETTPFYPRSPYGAAKLYAYWIVVNFREAYDLFSVNGILFNHESPRRGANFVTRKISRAVAKIHLGLAENLSLGNLDSKRDWGHAKDYVEAMWLMLQQKEPEDFVIATGEVHSVREFVEQSFKHVGKTIQWEGKAEEEIGRCAETGVVHIKVDPKYYRPCEVDYLQGDSSKAERILGWKPKVPFEELVKEMVEADIELMKKNPNA; this is translated from the exons atggCGCAGTGTGCAGAGCCTGGCGCCGTTAACGGAGCAAAACCAAGAAAAGTAGCTATCATCACGGGCATCACTGGTCAG GATGGCTCTTACTTGGCAGAGTTTCTTCTGGAAAAGGGCTATGAG gtccatGGTATTCTGCGCAGGTCTAGTTCTTTCAACACCGGCCGCATCGAGCACCTTTACAAAGatcgctgcacacacacagaaggaa ACACGAAATTCCAGCACAGACCCTCATCACATGCAAACA ATATGAAATTGCACTATGGGGATctgacagacagcacatgtttgGTGAAGATCATAAACGAGGTGAAACCCTCGGAGATCTACAACCTTGGAGCCCAAAGCCACGTCAAG ATCTCCTTTGACCTGGCGGAATACACAGCTGATGTGGACGGTGTGGGGACTCTGCGCCTGCTGGACGCAGTGAAGACATGTGGCCTCACAAAATCAGTGCGCTTCTACCAGGCCTCCACCAGTGAGCTCTACGGCAAAGTGCAGGAGATCCCCCAGAAAGAGACCACGCCGTTCTACCCCAGATCACCTTATG GTGCTGCGAAGCTCTACGCATACTGGATAGTGGTGAACTTCAGAGAGGCTTATGACCTCTTCTCTGTTAATGGAATCCTCTTTAACCATGAGAGCCCCCGAAGAG gagcaaaTTTTGTGACACGTAAAATCAGCCGAGCAGTGGCCAAGATTCACCTGGGTTTGGCAGAAAACCTCAGCCTGGGCAACCTGGACTCCAAGAGAGACTGGGGTCACGCCAAAGACTACGTAGAG GCAATGTGGCTGATGCTTCAACAGAAGGAACCGGAGGACTTTGTCATAGCAACTGGAGAGGTGCACAGCGTACGAGAGTTTGTCGAGCAATCCTTTAAACATGTGGGCAAAACTATCCA aTGGGAGGGAAAGGCTGAGGAGGAGATTGGGCGCTGTGCAGAGACCGGGGTGGTGCATATCAAAGTCGACCCCAAGTACTACAGACCGTGTGAAGTG GACTACCTGCAAGGGGACAGCTCAAAGGCTGAGAGGATATTGGGTTGGAAACCAAAGGTGCCCTTTGAG GAACTCGTGAAAGAGATGGTGGAGGCTGACATCGAGCTGATGAAAAAGAACCCGAAtgcctga
- the mylk4b gene encoding myosin light chain kinase family member 4 encodes MAIMENFFADRDVWIVGSVCLIASFVWRRLWNLISHKRKGETTTDVQFKPKKDDETCHLKSFKPQKKKKSPDDADTAQALLSEEVQKHNQENFQRFYDDGNDEKQIEEKEPEREEPEKQEEETEIEKVVQKREVAKNSEEEGEKDQVRESITIEEKEEIKDGHQPLPQTVPSESSPSCEGMLSSKLSCAEEKEKREEEEPAVEVEKGAKTEEERSEAAAGPLDVDAGSQEPLQDGEPSTEEYIIECSPPPSAPFEHRIVTTKTQQINAFYSITDEVLGGGRFGIVYKCVEKASGLTLAAKIIKARSAKEKDVVRNEIQVMNLLDHANLIQLHSAFESRYGITLLLEYVEGGELFDRIIDESFNLTELDTVLFIRQISEGLQYMHRMYILHLDLKPENILCVSRKTNKIKIIDFGLARRYKPREKLRVNFGTPEFLAPEVINYEFVSFPTDMWSLGVITYMLLSGLSPFLGDDDSETLNNILACQWSFEEAEFAQTSDEAKDFITLLLVKSKCWRMSASQSLKHPWLSDRGLHYRLYEKQKQLNPSKDTPPPPPPES; translated from the exons TTCAAACCAAAGAAGGATGACGAGACATGCCACCTGAAGAGCTTCAAAccacagaagaaaaagaagtcTCCAGATGATGCAG ATACAGCCCAGGCTCTGCTTTCAGAGGAGGTGCAAAAACACAACCAAGAGAACTTCCAGCGTTTCTATGACGACGGAAATGATGAAAAGCAGATTGAGGAAAAagaacctgagagagaagaACCTGAGAAACaagaggaagagacggagatAGAAAAGGTTGTGCAAAAAAGAGAAGTTGCAAAGAATtctgaagaggaaggagaaaaagacCAAGTGAGGGAAAGTATCACgatagaagaaaaagaggagataaAAGATGGACATCAGCCTCTGCCTCAGACCGTTCCGTCTGAGAGCAGCCCAAG ctgTGAGGGGATGTTGAGCTCTAAGTTGAGTTGTgcggaggaaaaagaaaagagagaggaagaagaaccggcagtggaggtggagaagggggcaaagacagaagaggagaggagtgaggcggCGGCAGGACCTCTGGATGTGGATGCGGGGTCCCAAGAACCACTGCAGGATGGAGAGCCATCCACAGAAGAGTACATTATTG AATGTAGCCCCCCTCCATCTGCCCCATTTGAACATCGGATTGTGACGACCAAGACACAGCAAATCAATGCCTTCTACAGCATCACGGATGAAGTGCTAGGAGG GGGACGTTTTGGCATAGTCTACAAGTGTGTAGAGAAAGCCTCTGGCCTGACGCTAGCTGCTAAGATCATCAAAGCAAGGAGTGCGAAAGAAAAG gatGTTGTAAGGAATGAAATTCAGGTGATGAATCTGCTGGACCACGCTAACCTTATCCAACTCCACTCTGCCTTCGAATCCCGTTATGGCATCACCCTTCTACTTGAGTA tgtggaggGAGGTGAGCTCTTTGACAGGATCATTGATGAGAGCTTTAATCTGACAGAGCTGGATACAGTTCTTTTTATCAGGCAGATCAGTGAAGGACTACAGTACATGCACAGAATGTACATCCTGCATCTAGACCTGAAG CCAGAGAACATTCTATGTGTGAGCAGGAAGACAAACAAGATCAAAATAATTGACTTTGGCTTGGCTAGGAG gtatAAGCCAAGAGAGAAGTTGAGGGTAAACTTTGGCACGCCAGAGTTTTTGGCTCCAGAGGTGATTAATTACGAATTTGTCTCCTTCCCCACGGACATGTGGAGCCTTGGAGTGATTACATACATGCt gctgagtggtctaTCTCCATTCCTGGGGGATGATGACAGTGAGACCCTGAACAACATCCTTGCCTGTCAGTGGAGCTTCGAGGAGGCAGAATTTGCACAGACCTCAGATGAGGCAAAAGACTTCATTACACTGTTGCTGGTCAAGAGCaagtg CTGGAGGATGAGTGCCTCTCAGTCCCTCAAGCACCCCTGGCTTTCAGACCGTGGACTTCATTATCGCTTGTATGagaag CAAAAGCAACTGAATCCATCCAAagacacacccccaccaccaccacctgaaAGCTGA
- the gmds gene encoding GDP-mannose 4,6 dehydratase isoform X2 yields the protein MAQCAEPGAVNGAKPRKVAIITGITGQDGSYLAEFLLEKGYEVHGILRRSSSFNTGRIEHLYKDRCTHTEGNMKLHYGDLTDSTCLVKIINEVKPSEIYNLGAQSHVKISFDLAEYTADVDGVGTLRLLDAVKTCGLTKSVRFYQASTSELYGKVQEIPQKETTPFYPRSPYGAAKLYAYWIVVNFREAYDLFSVNGILFNHESPRRGANFVTRKISRAVAKIHLGLAENLSLGNLDSKRDWGHAKDYVEAMWLMLQQKEPEDFVIATGEVHSVREFVEQSFKHVGKTIQWEGKAEEEIGRCAETGVVHIKVDPKYYRPCEVDYLQGDSSKAERILGWKPKVPFEELVKEMVEADIELMKKNPNA from the exons atggCGCAGTGTGCAGAGCCTGGCGCCGTTAACGGAGCAAAACCAAGAAAAGTAGCTATCATCACGGGCATCACTGGTCAG GATGGCTCTTACTTGGCAGAGTTTCTTCTGGAAAAGGGCTATGAG gtccatGGTATTCTGCGCAGGTCTAGTTCTTTCAACACCGGCCGCATCGAGCACCTTTACAAAGatcgctgcacacacacagaaggaa ATATGAAATTGCACTATGGGGATctgacagacagcacatgtttgGTGAAGATCATAAACGAGGTGAAACCCTCGGAGATCTACAACCTTGGAGCCCAAAGCCACGTCAAG ATCTCCTTTGACCTGGCGGAATACACAGCTGATGTGGACGGTGTGGGGACTCTGCGCCTGCTGGACGCAGTGAAGACATGTGGCCTCACAAAATCAGTGCGCTTCTACCAGGCCTCCACCAGTGAGCTCTACGGCAAAGTGCAGGAGATCCCCCAGAAAGAGACCACGCCGTTCTACCCCAGATCACCTTATG GTGCTGCGAAGCTCTACGCATACTGGATAGTGGTGAACTTCAGAGAGGCTTATGACCTCTTCTCTGTTAATGGAATCCTCTTTAACCATGAGAGCCCCCGAAGAG gagcaaaTTTTGTGACACGTAAAATCAGCCGAGCAGTGGCCAAGATTCACCTGGGTTTGGCAGAAAACCTCAGCCTGGGCAACCTGGACTCCAAGAGAGACTGGGGTCACGCCAAAGACTACGTAGAG GCAATGTGGCTGATGCTTCAACAGAAGGAACCGGAGGACTTTGTCATAGCAACTGGAGAGGTGCACAGCGTACGAGAGTTTGTCGAGCAATCCTTTAAACATGTGGGCAAAACTATCCA aTGGGAGGGAAAGGCTGAGGAGGAGATTGGGCGCTGTGCAGAGACCGGGGTGGTGCATATCAAAGTCGACCCCAAGTACTACAGACCGTGTGAAGTG GACTACCTGCAAGGGGACAGCTCAAAGGCTGAGAGGATATTGGGTTGGAAACCAAAGGTGCCCTTTGAG GAACTCGTGAAAGAGATGGTGGAGGCTGACATCGAGCTGATGAAAAAGAACCCGAAtgcctga